From one Enterococcus sp. DIV2402 genomic stretch:
- a CDS encoding YeiH family protein yields MIFVKKNYQGILLAFVIGLIATFLGKSFPLIGGPVFGILLGMVLALFPRNKSFSAGITFTSKKVLQYAIILLGFGMNLFQIVEVGSQSLMIILSTITTALVISYIVSKTLNIPADVSTLVGVGSSICGGSAIAATAPVIDAKDEDIATSISVIFLFNIIAALIFPTLGRLLGLSDTGFGMWAGTAINDTSSVVAAGQSWANNHGNDMALQYATIVKLTRTLAIIPITLGLAIYRSKKSDATTVKVRETFPWFILYFLCAAIFSTFIHLNASIVDSLTNLGKFFITMAMSAIGLNTNVMKLVKSGGKPIILGFCCWVSIMFVSLCMQKVLGIW; encoded by the coding sequence ATGATATTTGTTAAAAAGAACTATCAGGGAATCCTATTAGCATTTGTGATAGGATTAATAGCAACTTTTTTAGGAAAAAGTTTTCCTTTAATTGGCGGACCTGTCTTTGGGATTTTATTAGGAATGGTGTTGGCACTTTTTCCACGAAATAAGTCATTTAGTGCAGGAATCACTTTCACCTCAAAAAAAGTACTACAATATGCCATTATTTTATTAGGCTTTGGAATGAATTTATTTCAAATTGTCGAAGTGGGAAGTCAATCTTTAATGATTATTCTGTCCACTATTACGACAGCATTGGTGATTTCTTATATTGTGAGTAAGACATTAAATATTCCGGCAGATGTTTCAACGTTAGTAGGGGTAGGTTCGTCGATTTGCGGCGGATCAGCAATTGCTGCAACAGCACCGGTTATTGATGCAAAAGATGAAGATATTGCTACCTCTATCTCGGTGATATTTTTGTTCAATATTATAGCTGCTTTAATTTTTCCAACTTTGGGACGCTTGCTAGGATTGAGCGATACGGGATTTGGTATGTGGGCAGGAACCGCCATTAATGATACTTCTTCAGTTGTAGCAGCCGGACAATCATGGGCGAATAATCATGGCAATGATATGGCATTGCAGTATGCAACGATTGTGAAATTGACGCGTACTTTAGCCATTATTCCTATTACATTAGGATTAGCAATTTATCGTTCCAAAAAAAGTGATGCGACAACGGTAAAAGTAAGAGAAACTTTTCCTTGGTTTATTTTATATTTCTTGTGTGCCGCAATCTTTAGTACCTTTATCCATTTGAATGCTTCTATAGTGGATAGTTTAACAAACTTAGGAAAATTTTTCATAACGATGGCCATGTCAGCGATTGGTTTAAATACTAACGTGATGAAATTAGTCAAATCAGGTGGCAAACCAATTATTTTAGGTTTTTGTTGTTGGGTGAGTATTATGTTCGTAAGCTTGTGCATGCAGAAAGTTTTAGGTATTTGGTAA
- a CDS encoding SDR family NAD(P)-dependent oxidoreductase: MKNRIALVTGGSRGLGRSSALELSQKGIAVIITYNNQREKAEEVVQEIEKKGGDAIALQLDVSKVSAHEKFISILADTLEKKWKRNSFDFLINNAGFAYRTSFVEVTEEQFDSMMNVHFKGVFFFTQKILPYIADNGRIINFSSGLARFTTEGWIAYASMKGAVEVMTRYMAKELGPKGIRVNTVAPGIIDTDFHHGSFDAIEIKEKIGTQMALGRIGEPNDIGGVVAAMCTDETGWITGQRIEASGGMFL, encoded by the coding sequence ATGAAGAATAGAATTGCTCTGGTTACAGGTGGGAGTCGAGGTCTTGGGAGAAGCTCTGCACTTGAATTGTCTCAAAAAGGTATAGCTGTAATTATTACCTATAATAATCAAAGAGAAAAAGCAGAGGAAGTTGTACAAGAAATAGAAAAGAAAGGTGGTGATGCTATTGCATTACAATTAGACGTAAGCAAAGTATCAGCACATGAGAAATTTATTTCTATACTTGCGGATACATTAGAGAAAAAATGGAAACGCAACTCATTTGATTTTCTAATTAATAATGCAGGATTTGCTTATCGTACATCCTTTGTCGAGGTTACAGAGGAACAGTTTGACAGTATGATGAATGTACATTTCAAAGGAGTCTTTTTTTTCACGCAAAAAATTTTACCTTATATTGCTGATAACGGAAGAATTATTAATTTTTCTTCTGGTCTGGCACGTTTCACAACAGAAGGATGGATAGCCTATGCATCAATGAAAGGGGCGGTTGAAGTTATGACTCGGTACATGGCGAAAGAACTTGGTCCAAAAGGTATTCGTGTTAACACAGTAGCTCCTGGAATAATTGATACAGACTTTCATCATGGTTCATTCGATGCTATTGAAATCAAAGAAAAAATTGGAACACAGATGGCATTAGGAAGAATTGGGGAACCAAATGATATTGGTGGTGTTGTAGCAGCCATGTGTACGGATGAAACTGGATGGATCACTGGTCAAAGAATTGAAGCCTCTGGCGGAATGTTTCTGTAG
- a CDS encoding MerR family transcriptional regulator: MYSINEVADICNLSPHTIRYYDKEGLLPFISRSKNGNRQFSETSLDLVKLICCLKNTGMPIKEIKQYIDLCMQGPETSKQRKKIMKVHRQNTLKQLDDLKKILTS; encoded by the coding sequence ATGTATTCCATTAATGAAGTAGCAGACATCTGTAACCTATCACCACATACAATTAGATATTACGATAAGGAGGGACTTTTACCGTTTATTTCAAGGAGTAAAAATGGAAATAGGCAATTTTCTGAAACAAGTCTCGATCTTGTCAAATTAATCTGTTGCTTGAAAAACACAGGTATGCCTATCAAGGAAATCAAGCAGTATATTGACTTATGTATGCAAGGTCCTGAAACCTCAAAACAGCGAAAAAAAATTATGAAAGTTCATCGTCAGAATACTTTAAAGCAGTTAGATGATCTTAAAAAAATCTTAACATCATAG